One window of Mesorhizobium sp. PAMC28654 genomic DNA carries:
- a CDS encoding FGGY-family carbohydrate kinase: MSAIRHIAVIDIGKTNAKVALVDLETLSEVALRRTKNAPLRQAPYPHHDVESLWTFILNSLATLNREQRIDAISITTHGATGALVDASGELVLPVLDYEFDGPDRLAADYDAIQPPFAETGTPRLPMGLNLGAQFFWQQKRFPAAFGKAATMLMYPQYWALRLSGTAANEVTSLGCHTDLWNPWNADFSSLVDRLDWRGLMAPVRPAKDRLGPILPALAARTGLDPQTPVFCGLHDSNASLLPHLLSDAPPFSVVSTGTWVVSMAVGGKSVTLDPERDTLVNVNALGAPVPSARFMGGREFSVLTEGRSEDWTEDDVAHVLARGTLLLPSTQQGSGPFPHHAAGWLNAEGMTNGQRFVAISFYLALMTAVCLDLIGADGPVIVEGPFARNRLFTRMLTAATTRSVIASEASTGTSIGAALLASDRPTAQGKSERTEPPADPAWVDYVRSWRTAVDTSKI, encoded by the coding sequence ATGAGCGCGATCCGCCACATCGCCGTCATCGACATCGGCAAGACCAACGCCAAGGTGGCGCTGGTCGACCTGGAGACGTTGAGCGAGGTCGCGCTGCGCCGCACGAAGAATGCGCCGTTGCGGCAGGCGCCTTACCCGCATCACGATGTCGAGTCGCTGTGGACGTTCATCCTCAACAGCCTCGCAACGCTCAACCGCGAACAGCGCATCGACGCCATCTCGATCACCACGCACGGCGCGACGGGCGCGCTGGTCGACGCCTCGGGCGAACTGGTGCTTCCGGTGCTCGACTATGAGTTCGATGGTCCCGACAGGCTCGCGGCGGACTATGATGCGATCCAGCCGCCCTTCGCCGAGACCGGCACGCCGCGCCTGCCCATGGGTCTCAATCTCGGCGCGCAATTCTTCTGGCAGCAGAAGCGCTTTCCGGCGGCGTTCGGCAAGGCCGCCACGATGCTGATGTACCCGCAATATTGGGCGCTGCGCCTAAGCGGCACCGCCGCCAACGAAGTGACCTCGCTTGGCTGCCACACCGATCTGTGGAACCCGTGGAACGCGGATTTTTCATCATTGGTCGACCGCCTGGATTGGCGCGGACTGATGGCACCGGTACGGCCAGCCAAGGATCGCCTCGGGCCGATCCTGCCTGCACTGGCCGCGCGAACCGGGCTCGATCCGCAGACGCCTGTCTTCTGTGGCCTGCACGATTCCAACGCCTCTCTGCTACCGCATCTTCTCTCCGATGCACCGCCCTTCTCGGTCGTCTCGACCGGCACCTGGGTGGTGTCGATGGCCGTCGGCGGCAAGTCGGTCACACTTGACCCCGAGCGCGACACGCTCGTCAACGTCAATGCACTCGGTGCCCCCGTCCCTTCCGCGCGTTTCATGGGTGGCCGCGAATTTTCGGTGCTGACGGAAGGCCGTTCGGAAGACTGGACCGAAGACGATGTCGCCCACGTGCTCGCCCGCGGGACGCTCCTGCTGCCCTCGACCCAGCAAGGCTCGGGACCGTTCCCTCATCATGCCGCCGGATGGCTCAATGCCGAGGGCATGACCAATGGTCAGCGCTTCGTCGCCATCTCATTCTATCTCGCACTCATGACCGCTGTTTGCCTCGATCTGATCGGGGCTGATGGCCCGGTCATCGTGGAGGGGCCTTTCGCTCGCAATCGACTTTTCACACGGATGCTCACCGCAGCCACCACACGTTCCGTGATCGCATCGGAGGCCTCGACCGGCACCAGCATCGGCGCGGCCCTGCTGGCTTCGGATCGGCCAACCGCCCAGGGCAAGAGCGAAAGAACCGAGCCGCCAGCCGACCCAGCCTGGGTGGATTATGTGCGCTCGTGGCGCACCGCGGTCGATACAAGCAAAATCTAG
- a CDS encoding D-amino acid dehydrogenase, whose protein sequence is MKIVVLGAGVVGTAAAYYLAADGHEVTVIERHPMAARGTSQSNAGLVSPGDATAWASPTALKSFLRGLYNHDLGIKVRLRFDPYFFAWSLRFLRQCTFARMRANTDIKLRLALYSRDCINAISADTGIHYDERSKGILYFFRSQQSLDTGTDNYRYLGQHGLPIEIVDRNRLVELEPGLAGAKDKIAGGVYSPIDQTGDSSQFTRNLAAYAAEKLGVRFLYGTTVEGLDIEGDRVRAVITSAGPIAGDAVVISMGPESGLLGRRYGVDLPVYPVKGYTATIPLEDESKGPTMGGADEDQLIAYSRLGNRLRLASTAEFTGFDRTHKPSDFAPMFRTGKDLFPGAFDERKAELWAGLRPMMPGSVPVIGQARYRNLYLDTGHGHVGWTMACGSGKFLADLVAGRKPEIDPQGLTYAG, encoded by the coding sequence ATGAAGATTGTGGTGCTCGGAGCGGGCGTCGTCGGTACGGCGGCCGCCTATTATCTCGCGGCTGATGGCCACGAAGTGACTGTCATCGAGCGCCACCCGATGGCGGCGCGCGGCACCAGCCAGTCGAACGCCGGTCTGGTCTCGCCGGGAGACGCCACCGCCTGGGCCTCGCCCACCGCGCTGAAGTCATTCCTGCGCGGGCTCTACAATCACGATCTGGGCATCAAGGTACGGCTGCGCTTCGATCCCTATTTCTTCGCATGGAGCCTGCGTTTCCTGCGCCAGTGCACCTTTGCGCGCATGCGCGCCAATACCGACATCAAGCTGCGCCTGGCGCTGTATTCCCGCGACTGCATCAACGCCATCTCGGCCGACACCGGCATTCACTACGACGAACGCAGCAAGGGCATTCTCTATTTCTTCCGCTCGCAGCAGAGCCTGGATACCGGCACGGACAATTATCGCTATCTCGGCCAGCATGGCCTGCCGATCGAGATCGTCGACCGCAATCGCCTTGTCGAGCTTGAACCGGGCCTCGCGGGTGCCAAGGACAAGATCGCCGGCGGCGTCTATTCGCCGATCGACCAGACCGGCGATTCCAGCCAGTTCACACGCAATCTCGCTGCCTACGCCGCCGAAAAACTCGGCGTCCGGTTTCTCTACGGCACGACGGTCGAAGGCCTCGACATAGAGGGCGACCGGGTGCGGGCTGTGATCACCTCGGCCGGGCCGATCGCAGGCGACGCGGTGGTGATCTCGATGGGGCCGGAGAGCGGCCTGCTCGGCCGCCGCTATGGCGTCGACCTGCCTGTCTATCCGGTGAAAGGCTACACCGCGACCATTCCGCTGGAAGACGAGAGCAAGGGACCGACCATGGGTGGGGCGGATGAAGACCAGCTGATCGCCTATTCGCGGCTGGGCAACCGGTTGCGGCTTGCCTCGACCGCCGAATTCACCGGCTTCGACCGCACCCACAAGCCATCCGATTTCGCCCCCATGTTCCGGACCGGCAAGGATCTTTTCCCGGGCGCCTTCGACGAGAGGAAGGCCGAGCTTTGGGCGGGCCTGAGGCCGATGATGCCTGGCTCGGTTCCGGTCATCGGGCAGGCACGCTACCGAAATCTCTACCTCGACACCGGCCACGGCCATGTCGGCTGGACCATGGCCTGCGGTTCGGGAAAATTCCTCGCCGACCTCGTTGCCGGCCGCAAGCCGGAAATCGACCCGCAAGGATTGACCTACGCGGGTTAG
- the galE gene encoding UDP-glucose 4-epimerase GalE produces MTVLVTGGAGYIGSHMVWELLDAGERVVVLDRLSTGFEWAVAPEAKLVVGDVADKELVGGVIRDNKVDAIIHFAGSIVVPESVADPLGYYENNTCKTRTLIETAVREGVPNFIFSSTAAVYGGAGLEPVREDARLAPESPYGLSKLMSEWMLRDAAIAHGLRYTALRYFNVAGADPKGRTGQSTPGATHLIKVACETALGKRPFMQVFGTDYETPDGTCMRDYIHVSDLAAAHRLALQRLRAGGTSLVANCGYSHGYSVLEVIDSVRRAFGRDFEVKMGDRRPGDAAAVVANSDLARAEFGWTPQRDDLDQIVADALAWERMLTSKNSARR; encoded by the coding sequence ATGACGGTTTTGGTCACGGGCGGCGCCGGCTATATCGGCAGCCACATGGTCTGGGAGTTGCTGGATGCGGGCGAGAGGGTTGTCGTGCTCGACCGTCTCTCGACCGGTTTCGAATGGGCGGTGGCGCCCGAGGCGAAACTGGTCGTTGGCGATGTCGCCGACAAGGAATTGGTTGGCGGGGTCATCAGGGACAACAAAGTCGACGCGATTATTCATTTCGCCGGCTCGATCGTGGTTCCCGAATCGGTCGCGGACCCTCTCGGCTACTACGAGAACAACACCTGCAAGACGCGCACGCTGATCGAAACGGCGGTGCGCGAAGGCGTGCCCAACTTCATCTTCTCCTCGACCGCCGCCGTCTATGGCGGCGCTGGGCTGGAGCCGGTGCGCGAGGATGCCCGCCTGGCGCCGGAATCGCCCTATGGCCTGTCCAAATTGATGAGCGAATGGATGTTGCGCGACGCGGCGATCGCGCACGGGCTGCGCTATACGGCGCTGCGCTATTTCAATGTCGCCGGCGCCGATCCCAAGGGCCGCACCGGTCAGTCGACGCCAGGCGCCACGCATCTTATCAAGGTCGCCTGCGAGACCGCGCTCGGCAAGCGTCCCTTCATGCAGGTGTTCGGCACCGATTATGAAACGCCGGACGGCACCTGCATGCGCGACTACATTCATGTCAGCGATCTGGCAGCGGCGCATAGGCTGGCGCTGCAGCGGCTGCGTGCCGGCGGCACGAGCCTCGTCGCCAATTGCGGCTACAGCCATGGCTATTCGGTGCTCGAGGTCATCGACAGCGTGCGGCGCGCTTTCGGTCGTGATTTTGAGGTCAAGATGGGCGATCGGCGTCCAGGAGACGCTGCCGCAGTGGTTGCCAATTCGGACCTCGCTCGCGCGGAGTTCGGCTGGACCCCGCAGCGCGACGATCTCGACCAGATCGTGGCCGATGCGCTGGCCTGGGAGCGCATGCTGACCAGCAAGAACTCGGCGCGGCGTTGA
- the hemA gene encoding 5-aminolevulinate synthase has translation MNYQRFFEEAIDQLHAERRYRVFADLERIAGKFPRAIWRANGRAEEITVWCSNDYLGMGQHPDVIAAFQNAAGKMGSGAGGTRNISGTSNPLVELELELADLHEKEAALVFTSGFVSNEASISTIARLLPNCLIISDELNHASMIEGVRRSGAEKKIFRHNDIAHLESLLQAAGRERAKLIVFESVYSMDGDIAPIKQIVELAERHNAMTYIDEVHAVGMYGPRGGGITEREGLADRIDVIQGTLAKAFGTLGGYITGNSAVIDAVRSYAPGFIFTTALPPALAAATTASIRHLKRSQAERDAQQRQATLTKQILAAAGLPVMESPTHIVPLLVGDPELCKMASDRLLGVHGIYIQPINYPTVPRGTERLRITPTPFHSDELIASLQDALVETWDALGIPYGSAGRPSVAKSDRIIPLLVPKSGG, from the coding sequence ATGAACTATCAGCGGTTCTTCGAAGAAGCGATCGATCAGCTCCACGCCGAGCGTCGCTACCGCGTCTTCGCCGACCTGGAACGCATCGCAGGGAAGTTTCCGCGCGCCATATGGCGCGCCAATGGCCGTGCCGAGGAAATCACCGTCTGGTGCTCGAACGACTATCTCGGCATGGGCCAGCATCCCGACGTCATCGCGGCATTCCAGAATGCTGCGGGCAAAATGGGCTCGGGCGCGGGCGGCACCCGCAACATTTCCGGCACCAGCAACCCGCTGGTCGAGCTCGAACTGGAGCTGGCCGACCTGCACGAGAAGGAGGCCGCACTGGTCTTCACCTCGGGCTTCGTCTCCAACGAAGCATCGATCTCGACCATCGCGCGGCTGCTACCCAATTGCCTGATCATCTCGGACGAACTGAACCATGCCTCGATGATCGAAGGCGTGCGGCGCTCCGGTGCCGAGAAGAAGATCTTCCGCCACAACGACATCGCGCATCTTGAAAGCCTGCTGCAGGCGGCCGGTCGCGAGCGGGCCAAGCTGATCGTCTTCGAGAGCGTCTATTCGATGGATGGCGATATTGCTCCCATCAAGCAGATCGTCGAACTCGCCGAGCGCCACAACGCCATGACTTACATCGATGAAGTCCATGCGGTGGGCATGTACGGACCGCGCGGCGGCGGCATCACCGAGCGCGAGGGCCTGGCCGACCGTATCGACGTCATCCAGGGCACGCTGGCCAAGGCGTTCGGAACGCTGGGCGGCTACATCACGGGCAACAGTGCTGTCATCGATGCCGTGCGCTCCTATGCGCCTGGCTTCATCTTCACCACCGCGCTGCCGCCGGCCCTCGCAGCCGCCACCACTGCCTCCATCCGCCATCTGAAGCGTTCGCAGGCCGAGCGTGACGCCCAACAGCGGCAGGCGACGCTAACCAAGCAGATTCTCGCCGCCGCCGGCCTGCCGGTGATGGAATCGCCGACCCACATCGTACCGCTGCTCGTCGGTGACCCGGAACTCTGCAAGATGGCCAGCGACCGCCTGCTTGGCGTGCACGGCATCTACATCCAGCCGATCAATTATCCGACCGTACCGCGCGGCACGGAACGGCTGCGCATCACGCCGACGCCGTTCCACTCGGATGAATTGATCGCCTCGCTGCAGGATGCGCTGGTCGAGACCTGGGATGCGCTGGGCATACCCTACGGCTCCGCCGGCAGGCCCTCGGTCGCCAAGAGCGACCGCATCATTCCATTGCTGGTGCCCAAGTCGGGCGGCTGA
- a CDS encoding pyridoxal phosphate-dependent aminotransferase, with product MSLIETLRVEARAAPESGIVAVVNHGRLREGLIPLWAGEGDLPTPAFISDAAARGLAGGETFYTWQKGIPDLRQALARYYARHFGKTFPEEEFIVTGSGMHAIQLALDALAGAGDEVVYLSPAWPNFEAAAAIAGAVPVPVTLDQSGNGWSCDVEKIAAAITPRTKALFINTPSNPTGWTADRETLQAILDLARAKNLWIVADEIYSLFHYGHGRAPSFLDIASPEDRILFVNSFSKNWAMTGWRVGWIKTHPALQQVFENLIQYSNSGVAQFMQRGAVAALDEGDVFIAEQVERARAARDLVCDILGATGRARFAVPQGAFYLFFTVDGITDSRTAAFDIVDNANVGLAPGTAFGPGGEASLRLCFHRRLDQIEEAAHRLAKWMKTA from the coding sequence ATGAGCCTGATCGAGACCTTGCGCGTTGAAGCCCGGGCCGCGCCCGAAAGCGGCATTGTCGCCGTCGTCAACCATGGGCGCCTGCGCGAAGGCCTGATCCCGCTCTGGGCCGGCGAGGGCGATCTGCCGACGCCCGCCTTCATCAGCGACGCCGCCGCCCGGGGACTGGCTGGCGGTGAGACGTTCTACACCTGGCAGAAGGGTATTCCCGATCTCAGGCAGGCGCTTGCCCGCTACTACGCCAGGCATTTCGGCAAGACTTTCCCGGAGGAGGAATTCATCGTCACGGGATCCGGGATGCATGCGATCCAGTTGGCGCTCGACGCGCTCGCCGGCGCCGGCGACGAGGTTGTCTATCTGTCACCGGCGTGGCCGAATTTCGAGGCTGCCGCGGCGATAGCGGGGGCCGTGCCGGTCCCTGTCACGCTCGACCAATCCGGCAATGGCTGGTCCTGCGACGTCGAGAAGATCGCGGCGGCAATCACGCCGCGTACAAAGGCGCTGTTCATCAACACGCCGTCCAATCCGACCGGCTGGACCGCCGACCGCGAGACTTTACAGGCGATCCTCGATCTTGCCCGCGCGAAAAACCTCTGGATCGTCGCCGACGAGATCTATTCGCTGTTCCACTACGGCCACGGTCGCGCGCCGTCCTTCCTCGACATCGCGTCACCGGAAGACCGCATCCTGTTCGTCAACAGTTTTTCCAAGAACTGGGCGATGACCGGCTGGCGTGTCGGCTGGATCAAGACGCATCCCGCCTTGCAGCAGGTGTTCGAGAACCTGATCCAGTATTCGAACTCCGGCGTTGCCCAGTTCATGCAGCGGGGCGCGGTCGCGGCCCTCGACGAGGGCGATGTCTTCATTGCCGAACAGGTGGAGCGGGCGAGGGCGGCCCGCGATCTGGTCTGCGATATCCTGGGCGCAACAGGCCGGGCAAGGTTCGCGGTGCCGCAAGGCGCGTTCTATCTGTTCTTTACGGTGGACGGCATCACCGATTCGCGCACCGCCGCCTTCGATATCGTCGACAATGCCAATGTCGGTCTTGCGCCGGGCACCGCCTTCGGCCCCGGTGGCGAAGCCTCCCTCAGGCTGTGCTTCCACCGCCGTCTCGATCAGATCGAGGAAGCGGCGCACCGACTGGCGAAATGGATGAAGACTGCTTAG
- the mscL gene encoding large conductance mechanosensitive channel protein MscL encodes MLKEFQEFISKGNVMDLAVAVIIGAAFGTIVTSLVNDIIMPFIGALGGVDFSNYFIGLSHNVTATNLIDARKQGAVFAYGNFITVALNFVILAFIIFLMVKAVNNLRKRLEREKPAAPAAPPPADVALLTEIRDLLARR; translated from the coding sequence ATGCTGAAAGAATTCCAGGAATTCATTTCCAAGGGCAATGTGATGGACTTGGCCGTCGCCGTCATCATCGGCGCCGCCTTCGGCACGATCGTCACTTCGCTGGTCAACGACATCATCATGCCCTTCATCGGTGCACTCGGCGGCGTCGACTTTTCCAACTACTTCATTGGGCTGTCGCACAACGTGACTGCCACCAACCTGATTGACGCGCGCAAACAAGGCGCCGTTTTTGCCTACGGCAATTTCATCACCGTGGCGCTGAACTTCGTCATTCTCGCCTTCATCATCTTCCTGATGGTCAAGGCGGTGAACAATCTGCGTAAGCGGCTTGAGCGCGAGAAGCCTGCTGCCCCGGCTGCTCCGCCACCAGCTGATGTCGCTCTGCTCACCGAAATTCGCGATCTCCTCGCCAGGAGATAA